From a region of the Streptomyces caniferus genome:
- a CDS encoding polyprenyl synthetase family protein produces the protein MTVVGPFGLSVRDQALEADVQAGLAAVEEGLLEATKSDVPFITEAAQHLVRAGGKRFRPLLVTLAAQFGDPYSPGVVPSAVVVELTHLATLYHDDVMDEADVRRGVASANARWGNSVAVLTGDFLFARASHILADLGPEAVRIQAEAFERLVTGQILETAGPRDGRDPIDHYLDVLAGKTGSLVAVACRFGAMMSGAEESTVNILTQYGERLGTAFQLADDVLDIASDSHESGKTPGTDLREGIPTLPVLRLRARAESSTGTPEDRALVELLAGDLTDDARHAEALAGLRAHPALEDARRDTVRYAQEARAMLAPLPSCTAKSALEGLCDAVVHRAG, from the coding sequence GTGACCGTCGTCGGGCCCTTCGGGCTGAGCGTGCGGGACCAGGCTCTTGAGGCCGATGTCCAGGCCGGGTTGGCGGCTGTCGAGGAGGGCCTGCTGGAGGCCACCAAGAGCGACGTGCCGTTCATCACCGAAGCCGCGCAGCACCTCGTGCGCGCGGGCGGCAAGCGGTTCCGGCCGCTGCTGGTGACGCTGGCCGCCCAATTCGGCGACCCCTACAGCCCGGGTGTGGTGCCCTCCGCGGTCGTCGTGGAGCTGACGCATCTGGCGACGCTGTACCACGACGACGTGATGGACGAGGCCGATGTGCGCCGCGGCGTGGCCAGCGCCAACGCCCGCTGGGGCAACTCCGTCGCGGTGCTGACCGGCGACTTCCTGTTCGCCCGCGCCTCGCACATCCTCGCCGACCTCGGGCCGGAGGCGGTCCGGATCCAGGCCGAGGCGTTCGAACGCCTGGTGACCGGCCAGATCCTGGAGACCGCGGGCCCGCGCGACGGCCGCGACCCCATCGACCACTACCTGGACGTCCTCGCCGGCAAGACCGGTTCGCTGGTCGCCGTCGCCTGCCGGTTCGGCGCGATGATGTCGGGCGCCGAGGAGTCGACGGTCAACATCCTCACCCAGTACGGCGAGCGGCTGGGCACCGCCTTCCAGCTGGCCGACGACGTGCTGGACATCGCCAGCGACTCGCATGAATCGGGCAAGACGCCCGGCACCGACCTGCGGGAGGGCATTCCGACACTGCCCGTGCTGCGTCTGCGGGCCCGTGCCGAGAGCAGCACCGGTACGCCCGAGGACCGCGCCCTCGTCGAGCTGCTGGCCGGCGACCTCACCGACGACGCCCGGCACGCCGAGGCGCTGGCCGGTCTGCGCGCCCACCCGGCGCTCGAAGACGCCCGCCGCGACACCGTGCGCTATGCGCAGGAGGCCCGCGCCATGCTGGCCCCGCTGCCGTCCTGCACGGCCAAGTCGGCCCTGGAAGGGCTCTGCGACGCGGTGGTGCACCGGGCGGGCTGA
- a CDS encoding FAD-dependent oxidoreductase, with amino-acid sequence MSTPVAVIGAGPYGVSTAAHLRARGLPVRVFGQPMASWRTQMPAGMLLKSTPAASSIDVPRPGHTLGDFCAKTGEGPYASDWDIVPIEVFIRYGQWVQQQTLPDLEQVRVVSVDRRGDGFELKLDSGEQVGARAVVVATGLSGLAQLPPELAAAIPDGPSATGPVSHSSQHHDLSVLAGREVVVIGAGQSALESAVLLAEAGAASVRVVARGSAAVGFGVPPDRQPRLRPPSPFGNAWSLHALTHYAGGFRRLPVPARRYLVRRVLGPLGAWWLRDRFHGRVQVTQGRRIVRATVRDGRPVLALRGADGQGGELAADHVLAATGYRMDLAALDFLGQGLRTGIVTRAGGPLLGAGFGSSVPGLYFTGLPAAASFGPVMRFVCGTEFASPRLARAVARTYG; translated from the coding sequence GTGAGCACTCCGGTAGCGGTCATCGGGGCCGGCCCGTACGGCGTGTCGACGGCCGCGCACCTACGGGCGCGCGGCCTGCCGGTGCGGGTCTTCGGGCAGCCGATGGCGAGCTGGCGCACGCAGATGCCCGCGGGCATGCTGCTCAAGTCGACGCCGGCCGCCTCCAGCATCGATGTCCCGCGGCCCGGCCACACCCTCGGCGACTTCTGCGCGAAGACGGGGGAGGGGCCCTACGCCTCGGACTGGGACATCGTCCCCATCGAGGTGTTCATCCGGTACGGGCAGTGGGTGCAGCAGCAAACGCTCCCCGATCTGGAGCAGGTCAGGGTGGTCTCGGTCGACCGGCGCGGCGACGGCTTCGAGCTGAAGCTGGACAGCGGGGAGCAGGTCGGCGCGCGGGCGGTGGTCGTGGCCACCGGCCTGAGCGGGCTGGCGCAGTTGCCGCCGGAACTGGCCGCCGCCATCCCGGACGGGCCGTCCGCCACCGGGCCGGTCTCGCACAGCTCGCAGCACCACGATCTGTCCGTGCTGGCCGGGCGCGAGGTGGTCGTGATCGGCGCCGGGCAGTCGGCACTGGAGAGCGCGGTGCTGCTCGCCGAGGCGGGCGCGGCCTCCGTACGGGTGGTGGCGCGCGGCTCCGCCGCCGTGGGCTTCGGCGTGCCGCCGGACCGCCAGCCCCGCCTGCGGCCGCCGTCACCGTTCGGCAACGCCTGGTCGCTGCACGCGCTGACGCACTACGCGGGCGGCTTCCGGCGGCTGCCGGTGCCCGCCCGGCGGTATCTGGTGCGGCGGGTGCTCGGTCCGCTGGGGGCCTGGTGGCTGCGGGACCGTTTCCACGGCCGGGTGCAGGTCACGCAGGGGCGGCGGATCGTACGGGCCACGGTCCGTGACGGCCGGCCCGTGCTGGCACTGCGCGGCGCCGACGGGCAGGGCGGGGAGCTCGCCGCCGACCATGTGCTGGCCGCGACGGGGTACCGGATGGATCTGGCGGCACTGGACTTCCTGGGCCAGGGGCTGCGCACCGGGATCGTGACGCGGGCCGGCGGGCCGCTGCTGGGCGCCGGCTTCGGCTCGTCCGTACCGGGGCTGTACTTCACGGGGTTGCCGGCGGCCGCCTCGTTCGGACCGGTGATGCGCTTCGTGTGCGGCACGGAGTTCGCCTCGCCGCGGCTGGCACGGGCGGTGGCGCGGACGTACGGGTGA
- a CDS encoding LolA family protein yields the protein MPRNEPTQVTDGWDEGRSPRRRKAARYAVPVAVAGVAAATIGLVPAFAGSGSPDLPKISAQDLIAKVAKSDVQQLSGTVRVTTDLGLPSLPGGAGAFGGQAGGKGGDDASAAPQNKLMELASGAHTLRVAADGPEKQRVSIVDKAAEYSLVHNGNELWAYDSGSNTAMHSTAPDAGRQGKHHRAEGLPEGLKGATPQDLAKQALKAAGDTTSVTVDGTAKVAGRDAYQLLIKPKQAASTVGSIRVAVDADNGVPLKFTLTPKSGGAAAIDVGYTNVDFAKPAASTFSFAPPKGAKVVDGDQARAKAQREHGKNLPSHQDARDVKKDMGGLNVIGKGWTSIATIKGGGSGLPSGKDKGAGGDAGAFLDSIGEKAHGSFGSGRILSTRLVNALVTDNGTVYVGAVDKQALIDAANAAK from the coding sequence ATGCCACGGAACGAACCGACGCAGGTCACCGACGGATGGGACGAGGGGCGCTCCCCCAGGCGCCGTAAGGCGGCGCGGTATGCCGTGCCGGTCGCGGTGGCGGGAGTGGCGGCGGCCACGATCGGGCTGGTCCCGGCGTTCGCCGGCTCCGGTTCTCCGGACCTGCCGAAGATCTCGGCACAGGACCTGATAGCCAAGGTCGCCAAGTCCGATGTCCAGCAGCTCTCCGGGACGGTCCGGGTCACCACCGACCTCGGTCTGCCGTCCCTGCCCGGCGGCGCGGGTGCCTTCGGCGGCCAGGCCGGCGGGAAGGGCGGCGACGACGCCTCCGCCGCACCCCAGAACAAGCTGATGGAGCTGGCCTCCGGTGCGCACACGCTGCGCGTCGCGGCCGACGGCCCCGAGAAGCAGCGGGTGTCGATCGTCGACAAGGCCGCCGAGTACAGCCTGGTCCACAACGGCAACGAGCTCTGGGCCTACGACAGCGGCAGCAACACCGCGATGCACAGCACCGCGCCCGACGCCGGCCGGCAGGGCAAGCACCACCGGGCCGAGGGCCTCCCCGAGGGCCTGAAGGGCGCCACCCCGCAGGACCTGGCGAAGCAGGCCCTGAAGGCGGCCGGTGACACCACCTCGGTCACCGTCGACGGCACCGCCAAGGTCGCCGGGCGGGACGCCTACCAGCTGCTGATCAAGCCCAAGCAGGCCGCCTCGACGGTCGGCTCGATCCGGGTCGCGGTGGACGCCGACAACGGCGTGCCGCTGAAGTTCACCCTGACCCCCAAGAGCGGTGGCGCGGCCGCCATCGACGTCGGCTACACGAACGTCGACTTCGCCAAGCCCGCCGCGAGCACCTTCTCCTTCGCCCCGCCCAAGGGCGCCAAGGTCGTCGACGGCGACCAGGCGCGGGCGAAGGCGCAGCGCGAGCACGGCAAGAACCTCCCGTCCCACCAGGACGCGAGGGACGTCAAGAAGGACATGGGCGGGCTGAACGTCATCGGCAAGGGCTGGACGTCCATTGCCACGATCAAGGGCGGCGGGTCCGGCCTGCCCTCCGGCAAGGACAAAGGCGCCGGCGGCGACGCGGGCGCGTTCCTGGACAGCATCGGTGAGAAGGCGCACGGCTCCTTCGGATCCGGCCGGATCCTGAGCACCCGCCTGGTCAACGCCCTGGTCACGGACAACGGCACGGTCTATGTCGGCGCCGTCGACAAGCAGGCCCTGATCGACGCGGCCAACGCCGCCAAGTAA